One window from the genome of Deinococcus sp. NW-56 encodes:
- a CDS encoding VF530 family DNA-binding protein, which produces MTRPSPDPLHGVTLKEIVERLAGHYGWAELARRVPVRCFQNDPSVPSSLKFLRRTPWARAKAEALYVALVRDERET; this is translated from the coding sequence ATGACCCGTCCCTCGCCCGATCCCCTCCACGGCGTCACCCTCAAGGAGATTGTGGAACGCCTCGCCGGGCACTACGGCTGGGCGGAACTGGCCCGCCGGGTGCCCGTCCGCTGCTTCCAGAACGACCCATCGGTGCCGTCCAGCCTGAAATTCCTGCGCCGCACGCCGTGGGCGCGGGCGAAGGCGGAGGCGCTCTACGTGGCCCTCGTGCGCGACGAGCGGGAAACCTGA
- a CDS encoding MFS transporter: MTTTQPPAPPVRPPAATPVSPWALSAFWFGTAFHWLLLLLILMPADVVRFVGEEQKGSYLGALVAVGAVIGLVLPPIVGARSDRSGRRLPYIRLGLAVNLAGLAVMGFAATALTGVGGFWVYVAGFLLVQFGNNYATAPYSALIPQLVAVRERGRYSGVMAMLQAFGQLLGAVAAFGLGALGLPSWVSFALIALLLLGPALVTLRGVPAELDRVEGAEQAPRLSWAQVFAYAPFLWVFVTRVLFALGQYSVQPFLQYYNADVLRQTDAGTSTSIMLACIIVGSIASALVGGRLSDRVGRKPVIYVAGGLMAGAALLLLVAPGFPAALALALVFGLGFGAFTSVDWALGSDAMPSAGSYARDMGIWHVAFVAPQLSSAPQGALLDWGNAQGGNLGYTLVFGLAALFFVAGVVLVRNVPDRVHERAA; the protein is encoded by the coding sequence ATGACCACAACCCAGCCTCCCGCGCCGCCCGTGCGCCCGCCCGCCGCGACCCCCGTGAGTCCGTGGGCGCTGTCGGCCTTCTGGTTCGGAACGGCCTTTCACTGGCTGCTGCTGCTGCTGATCCTGATGCCCGCCGACGTGGTGCGCTTCGTGGGAGAGGAGCAAAAAGGCAGCTACCTGGGGGCGCTGGTGGCGGTGGGCGCCGTGATCGGGCTGGTGCTGCCCCCCATCGTGGGGGCGCGGAGTGACCGCTCGGGGCGGCGGCTGCCCTATATCCGGCTGGGATTGGCGGTCAATCTGGCGGGACTGGCCGTGATGGGCTTTGCGGCCACGGCACTCACGGGGGTGGGGGGCTTCTGGGTGTACGTGGCAGGCTTCCTGCTGGTGCAGTTCGGCAACAACTACGCCACCGCCCCCTACAGCGCCCTGATTCCGCAGCTCGTCGCCGTGCGTGAGCGTGGGCGCTACAGCGGCGTGATGGCGATGCTGCAGGCCTTCGGGCAACTGCTGGGGGCGGTCGCCGCCTTCGGGCTGGGGGCGCTGGGGCTGCCGTCGTGGGTGTCCTTCGCGCTGATCGCCCTGCTGCTGCTCGGCCCGGCGCTCGTCACCCTGCGGGGCGTGCCCGCCGAGCTGGACCGGGTGGAGGGGGCGGAACAGGCCCCCAGGTTGAGCTGGGCGCAGGTGTTCGCCTACGCGCCCTTCCTGTGGGTGTTCGTGACGCGGGTGCTGTTCGCGCTGGGGCAGTACAGCGTGCAGCCCTTCCTGCAGTACTACAACGCCGACGTGCTACGGCAGACGGACGCGGGCACGAGCACCTCCATCATGCTGGCGTGCATCATCGTGGGGAGCATCGCTTCGGCGCTTGTCGGCGGGCGGCTGAGCGACCGGGTGGGCCGCAAACCCGTGATCTACGTGGCGGGCGGGCTGATGGCGGGGGCGGCGCTGCTGCTGCTCGTCGCGCCGGGCTTCCCGGCGGCGCTGGCCCTCGCGCTGGTCTTCGGGCTGGGCTTCGGGGCCTTTACCAGCGTGGACTGGGCGCTGGGCAGCGACGCGATGCCGAGCGCGGGGAGCTACGCCCGCGACATGGGCATCTGGCACGTGGCTTTTGTCGCCCCGCAACTGTCCAGCGCTCCGCAGGGCGCCCTGCTGGACTGGGGCAACGCGCAGGGGGGCAACCTGGGCTACACGCTGGTCTTCGGCCTCGCGGCGCTGTTCTTCGTGGCGGGCGTGGTCTTGGTGCGGAACGTGCCCGACCGGGTGCATGAGAGGGCGGCCTGA
- a CDS encoding pyridoxamine 5'-phosphate oxidase family protein, whose protein sequence is MNQNNEHPTREETIKAMAAVMKGVKFAMLTVETEDGHLQAHPMTTQQTEFDGDVWFIGGKDTKQVQSMMVRPNVNVSYADHSGGNYVSISGQAELVENRAKLEELWSDFYKAYFPGGIDDPSVQLIKIEAQGGEYWGSDGKLKNMLQMARAAVTGKPATDLGTNETVEF, encoded by the coding sequence ATGAACCAGAACAACGAGCACCCCACCCGCGAGGAGACGATCAAGGCGATGGCCGCCGTCATGAAGGGCGTTAAGTTCGCCATGCTGACGGTCGAGACTGAAGACGGCCACCTGCAGGCCCACCCCATGACCACCCAGCAGACCGAGTTCGACGGCGACGTGTGGTTTATCGGGGGCAAGGACACCAAGCAGGTCCAGAGCATGATGGTCCGCCCCAACGTGAACGTCAGCTATGCCGACCACAGCGGCGGCAACTACGTCAGCATCAGCGGGCAGGCGGAACTGGTGGAGAACCGCGCCAAGCTCGAAGAGCTGTGGAGCGACTTCTACAAGGCGTACTTCCCCGGCGGCATCGACGACCCCAGCGTGCAGCTCATCAAGATCGAGGCGCAGGGCGGCGAGTACTGGGGCAGCGACGGCAAGCTCAAGAACATGCTCCAGATGGCCCGCGCCGCCGTGACCGGCAAGCCCGCGACCGACCTGGGCACCAACGAGACCGTCGAGTTCTGA
- the sdhC gene encoding succinate dehydrogenase, cytochrome b556 subunit → MYRGREGQWAWLLHRLSGLAILAYFLLHVVSISLIMFGEDVYMAVHEAYDLWPFRVGLILVTAGVVYHALNGLRIMVMDFTGRGVAYQRQMWYGVMALTLLATAYTTWVNIPRILGGY, encoded by the coding sequence ATGTACCGAGGAAGAGAAGGGCAGTGGGCGTGGCTGCTTCACCGCCTGTCGGGGCTGGCGATTCTGGCTTACTTCCTGCTGCACGTGGTCAGCATCAGCCTGATCATGTTCGGCGAGGACGTGTATATGGCAGTTCACGAGGCGTATGACCTGTGGCCCTTTCGGGTGGGTCTGATCCTGGTGACGGCGGGAGTGGTTTACCACGCCCTGAACGGCCTGCGCATCATGGTGATGGACTTTACCGGCCGGGGCGTGGCCTACCAGCGCCAGATGTGGTACGGCGTGATGGCCCTGACCCTGCTGGCGACGGCCTACACCACCTGGGTGAATATTCCGCGCATCCTGGGGGGCTACTGA
- a CDS encoding succinate dehydrogenase hydrophobic membrane anchor subunit has translation MIRARTFTDARQQSHSNAELNWWIFMRISGLILVFLVLGHIYMTFIQVSESDATYTAVVAKLQNPAWKFYNWTILALSMLHGVNGARYSIEDYVRSRPNRAWVKTIFYTICAVIFTLGTVGLFSI, from the coding sequence ATGATTCGCGCACGCACCTTCACCGATGCCCGGCAGCAGTCGCACTCCAACGCCGAGTTGAACTGGTGGATCTTCATGCGCATCAGCGGCCTGATCCTGGTCTTTCTGGTGCTGGGGCATATCTACATGACCTTTATCCAGGTCAGCGAGTCCGACGCCACCTACACGGCGGTGGTCGCCAAGCTCCAGAACCCGGCCTGGAAGTTCTATAACTGGACCATCCTGGCGCTCTCCATGCTGCACGGGGTCAACGGGGCGCGGTATTCCATCGAGGATTACGTGCGCTCGCGGCCCAACCGGGCGTGGGTCAAGACCATTTTCTACACGATCTGCGCGGTGATCTTTACCCTGGGCACCGTCGGACTGTTCTCGATCTAG
- the sdhA gene encoding succinate dehydrogenase flavoprotein subunit: MHHRFDVLVVGAGGAGLMAALYAAKGGASVACITKLYPTRSHTGAAQGGIGAALGNVQEDHWEWHMFDTIKGGDYLTDQDAAEVFAKDIIDAVYELEHMGLPFSRTPEGKIAQRKFGGHTRDFGKAAVERSCYAQDRTGHMILQTLFQQNVKEGTTFYNEFHVTDLIIEEGRCRGVVAYHYATGEIHTFHAKAVVLAAGGYGRIFKITSNALTLTGDLMSIYYRKGLPLEDMEFYQFHPTGLAKLGILVTEGIRGEGGILRNADGERFMERYAPTIKDLAPRDIVSRSIITEIREGRGVGADKDAVHIDLTHLPREVIEGKLAEITDLARTYLGQDPVKDLVAIQPTAHYAMGGIPTDINGLCLSDGAGGSIEGLYAAGEQACVSLHGANRLGTNSLGDLIVFGRRAGTAAAQYARQVEYAEMPANVERESVAVLEDLRAASGKENAAVIRRELQESMMNNVGIFRNGPDMARQVEIIKDLKDRYRHVSVSDPGRRYNSELIEAMELGFMLDCAEAMTASALNRTESRGAHDREDYRERDDANWLKHTMAYKNLNKPGDVVIGYKDVALKGYTHAFEPKARVY; this comes from the coding sequence ATGCACCATCGTTTCGACGTACTGGTGGTGGGGGCGGGCGGCGCAGGACTGATGGCCGCCCTCTACGCCGCCAAGGGAGGCGCCTCGGTCGCCTGCATCACCAAGCTGTACCCGACCCGCTCGCACACCGGGGCCGCGCAGGGGGGCATCGGCGCGGCGCTGGGCAACGTGCAGGAAGACCACTGGGAATGGCACATGTTCGACACCATCAAGGGTGGCGACTATCTGACCGACCAGGACGCCGCCGAGGTGTTCGCCAAGGACATCATCGACGCGGTGTACGAACTCGAGCACATGGGCCTGCCCTTCTCGCGCACGCCCGAGGGCAAGATCGCCCAGCGCAAGTTCGGCGGCCACACCCGCGACTTCGGCAAGGCGGCGGTCGAGCGCTCCTGTTACGCGCAGGACCGCACCGGGCACATGATCCTCCAGACGCTGTTTCAGCAGAACGTCAAGGAGGGCACCACCTTCTACAACGAGTTCCACGTCACCGACCTGATCATCGAGGAGGGGCGCTGCCGGGGCGTCGTGGCCTACCACTACGCGACCGGGGAGATCCACACCTTCCACGCGAAGGCGGTCGTGCTCGCGGCGGGCGGCTACGGGCGCATCTTCAAGATCACGTCCAATGCGCTGACGCTGACGGGCGACCTGATGAGCATCTACTACCGCAAGGGCCTGCCGCTGGAGGACATGGAGTTCTACCAGTTCCACCCCACCGGCCTCGCCAAGCTGGGCATTCTGGTCACGGAGGGCATTCGAGGCGAGGGCGGCATCCTGCGCAACGCGGACGGCGAGCGCTTCATGGAACGCTACGCGCCCACCATCAAGGACCTCGCGCCGCGCGACATCGTCTCGCGCTCGATCATCACCGAGATCCGCGAGGGCCGGGGCGTCGGTGCCGACAAGGACGCCGTCCACATCGACCTGACGCACCTCCCGCGCGAGGTGATCGAGGGCAAGCTCGCGGAGATCACCGACCTCGCCCGCACCTACCTGGGGCAGGACCCGGTCAAGGACCTCGTGGCGATTCAGCCCACGGCGCACTACGCGATGGGCGGCATCCCGACCGACATCAACGGGCTGTGCCTCAGTGACGGCGCGGGCGGCAGCATCGAGGGGCTGTACGCGGCGGGCGAGCAGGCCTGCGTCAGCTTGCACGGGGCCAACCGCCTGGGCACCAACTCGCTCGGGGACCTGATCGTGTTCGGCCGCCGTGCCGGGACCGCCGCCGCGCAGTACGCCCGGCAGGTCGAGTACGCGGAGATGCCCGCGAACGTCGAGCGCGAGAGCGTGGCGGTGCTCGAGGACCTGCGGGCCGCGAGCGGCAAGGAGAACGCCGCCGTCATTCGCCGCGAGCTGCAAGAGTCGATGATGAACAACGTCGGCATCTTCCGCAACGGGCCGGACATGGCGCGGCAGGTCGAGATCATCAAGGACCTCAAGGACCGCTACCGCCACGTGAGCGTGTCGGACCCCGGCCGCCGGTACAACAGTGAGCTGATCGAGGCGATGGAACTCGGCTTTATGCTCGACTGCGCCGAGGCCATGACCGCCAGTGCGCTGAACCGCACCGAGTCGCGCGGCGCCCACGACCGCGAGGACTACCGCGAGCGCGACGACGCCAACTGGCTCAAGCACACCATGGCCTACAAGAACCTGAACAAGCCCGGCGACGTGGTGATCGGCTACAAGGACGTGGCCCTCAAGGGGTACACCCACGCCTTCGAGCCGAAAGCCCGCGTGTACTAA
- a CDS encoding succinate dehydrogenase iron-sulfur subunit, translated as MAEQHITKNTSTTPPMRVNVKILRFNPETDKKPHWETYPVEAQPSDRVLDVLNYIKWYVEPTLTFRRSCGHGICGSDAMMIAGRNRLACKALLRDVVKDGGTLTVEPIRGLKVEKDLLVDMDPFFDSYRAIMPYFINESPPPAGERIQSPEQADRMQHSSNCILCACCTTSCPIFWVNGSYLGPAAIVQAHRFIFDSRDEATNQRLNIMNQNTGVWRCRTAYNCTEACPRDIPITTIIEEVKRAVMYQQS; from the coding sequence ATGGCAGAACAGCACATCACCAAAAACACGTCCACCACGCCCCCCATGCGCGTGAATGTCAAGATTCTGCGCTTCAACCCCGAGACCGACAAAAAGCCCCACTGGGAGACCTACCCGGTGGAGGCGCAGCCCAGCGACCGCGTGCTGGACGTGCTGAACTACATCAAGTGGTATGTCGAGCCGACGCTGACCTTCCGGCGCTCGTGCGGGCACGGCATCTGCGGCAGTGACGCGATGATGATCGCGGGCCGCAACCGCCTGGCGTGCAAGGCGCTGCTGCGCGACGTGGTCAAGGACGGCGGCACCCTGACCGTCGAGCCGATCCGGGGCCTGAAGGTCGAGAAGGACCTGCTGGTCGACATGGACCCCTTCTTCGACTCGTACCGGGCGATCATGCCCTACTTCATCAACGAGTCGCCGCCTCCAGCCGGGGAGCGTATCCAATCGCCCGAGCAGGCCGACCGGATGCAGCACTCCAGCAACTGCATCCTCTGCGCGTGCTGCACCACCTCCTGCCCGATCTTCTGGGTGAACGGCTCGTACCTCGGCCCGGCGGCCATCGTGCAGGCGCACCGCTTCATCTTCGACAGCCGCGACGAGGCCACCAACCAGCGCCTGAACATCATGAACCAGAACACGGGCGTCTGGCGCTGCCGCACCGCCTACAACTGCACCGAGGCGTGCCCCCGCGACATCCCGATCACCACCATCATCGAGGAGGTCAAGCGGGCGGTGATGTACCAGCAGTCGTAA
- a CDS encoding cyclin-dependent kinase inhibitor 3 family protein, translating to MTSTTSPLRVDWVDTGLWPGRLGLTIAPGKKGESLYQPGVTHERDLDADLTRLAQEGVSVIAPLLEDHEFELLGIPDYHERVAGRGLTLVGCPIRDVDVPRDLDTFGSFLDELMDHLLDGRAVVLHCRGGLGRAGLVAACLLVRAGMPPEQAILRVREARKGAIETEAQVRFVHDFAER from the coding sequence ATGACCAGCACCACCTCCCCACTGCGGGTGGACTGGGTAGACACGGGCCTGTGGCCGGGTCGCCTTGGCCTGACCATCGCTCCCGGCAAGAAGGGTGAGAGCCTGTACCAGCCCGGCGTGACCCACGAGCGCGACCTGGACGCCGACTTGACCCGCCTCGCGCAGGAGGGCGTGAGCGTCATCGCGCCCCTGCTGGAAGACCACGAGTTCGAGCTGCTGGGCATCCCCGACTACCACGAGCGGGTCGCGGGGCGCGGGCTGACGCTGGTGGGCTGCCCGATCCGCGACGTGGACGTGCCGCGCGACCTCGATACATTCGGCTCCTTTCTGGATGAGCTGATGGACCACCTGCTCGACGGCCGCGCGGTCGTCCTGCATTGCCGGGGGGGATTGGGCAGGGCGGGGCTGGTCGCTGCCTGCCTGCTCGTCCGCGCGGGGATGCCGCCCGAGCAGGCCATCCTCCGCGTGCGCGAGGCCCGCAAGGGGGCCATTGAAACGGAGGCGCAGGTCCGCTTCGTCCACGACTTCGCAGAACGGTGA
- the hemB gene encoding porphobilinogen synthase — MLERPRRLRRSAGLRALTREVSLSARHFIHPIFVHEEDGETPIATMPGVSRHSVAGAVAQAQEALELGILSVILFGIPSQKDPQGSGAYAEGGVIQRAAAAIKAGVPGVTVVTDTCLCEYTDHGHCGPLCQTGEGDWTVDNDAALELLARTAVSQARAGADVVAPSAMMDGQVGAIRAALDAAGFDHVPVMAYAVKYASAYYGPFRDAAGSAPSVGNRASYQMDPAGSEREALREARLDAEQGADFLMVKPALAYLDMLRALRENFDLPLVAYNVSGEYSLIKAAAQAGYMDERRTVLETLTGMRRAGADAIITYHALDAARWLREEAGA; from the coding sequence ATGCTGGAGCGTCCCCGTCGCCTGCGCCGCAGCGCTGGCCTGCGTGCCCTGACCCGCGAGGTGAGCCTCTCGGCCCGCCATTTCATCCACCCCATCTTCGTCCACGAGGAAGACGGCGAGACCCCCATCGCCACCATGCCGGGCGTGAGCCGCCACTCGGTCGCGGGGGCGGTCGCCCAGGCGCAGGAGGCGCTGGAACTGGGCATCCTCAGCGTGATCCTCTTCGGCATCCCCTCCCAGAAAGACCCCCAGGGCAGCGGGGCCTACGCCGAGGGCGGCGTGATTCAGCGGGCGGCGGCGGCGATCAAGGCGGGGGTGCCGGGCGTGACCGTGGTCACCGACACCTGCCTGTGTGAGTACACCGACCACGGCCACTGCGGGCCGCTGTGCCAGACGGGGGAGGGCGACTGGACGGTGGACAACGACGCCGCGCTGGAACTCCTCGCCCGCACCGCCGTCTCACAGGCCCGCGCTGGGGCCGATGTCGTGGCTCCCAGCGCGATGATGGACGGACAGGTCGGCGCGATTCGGGCGGCGCTGGACGCGGCGGGCTTTGACCACGTGCCTGTCATGGCCTACGCGGTGAAGTACGCCAGCGCCTACTACGGTCCCTTCCGCGACGCGGCGGGGAGCGCCCCCAGTGTGGGCAACCGCGCCTCCTACCAGATGGACCCGGCGGGCAGCGAGCGCGAGGCCCTGCGGGAAGCCCGGCTGGACGCCGAACAGGGCGCCGACTTCCTGATGGTCAAGCCCGCGCTGGCCTACCTCGACATGCTGCGGGCGCTGCGCGAGAACTTTGACCTGCCCCTGGTCGCCTACAACGTCAGCGGCGAGTATTCGCTGATCAAGGCGGCGGCCCAGGCCGGGTACATGGACGAGCGCCGCACCGTGCTCGAAACCCTGACCGGGATGCGCCGCGCCGGGGCCGACGCGATCATCACCTATCACGCGCTCGACGCAGCCCGCTGGCTCCGGGAAGAGGCCGGGGCATGA
- a CDS encoding transcriptional regulator: MTEVPAPEGTAPEGPVVAIPVYAGVSELELGIMVAVCRLCGGEGRARTVSRSRASIVTAGGLVSTPHVLYAALPEPAALLIPGGPGAAKAARDPLLREFLARHAALPTGASGGGLLLPGMAGTLAGRVVGGPADLADTLWGYAPADVRPGEVVTDGLLTTTPSGLPALHAALAVAAHVWGEEAAREAADRLGHAG; the protein is encoded by the coding sequence ATGACCGAGGTTCCTGCTCCGGAGGGAACGGCGCCCGAAGGCCCCGTCGTCGCCATCCCCGTCTACGCCGGGGTCAGTGAGCTGGAACTCGGCATCATGGTCGCCGTCTGCCGCCTGTGCGGGGGCGAGGGCCGGGCCCGCACGGTGAGCCGCTCGCGGGCGAGCATCGTGACCGCCGGGGGGCTGGTGAGCACGCCGCATGTCCTGTACGCCGCGCTGCCCGAACCCGCCGCCCTCCTGATTCCCGGCGGCCCCGGCGCGGCGAAGGCGGCCCGCGACCCCCTGCTGCGCGAGTTTCTCGCCAGGCACGCGGCGCTGCCCACGGGCGCGAGCGGGGGCGGTCTCCTGCTTCCCGGCATGGCGGGCACCCTGGCGGGCCGGGTGGTGGGTGGCCCCGCCGACCTCGCGGACACGCTCTGGGGCTACGCGCCCGCCGATGTACGCCCCGGCGAGGTCGTGACCGACGGCCTCCTCACGACGACCCCCTCCGGCCTGCCTGCCCTCCACGCCGCCCTTGCCGTGGCCGCCCACGTCTGGGGCGAGGAAGCCGCGCGGGAGGCCGCCGACCGCCTCGGCCACGCCGGATGA
- a CDS encoding DUF3208 domain-containing protein, producing MTSPEESSASAGNGRAAVRLLQGYLWHPESLDVDLEQFLTHDLDDAHVLWDAVQPPFAFFENGEPTATQTFYQFTVLRLYDEKPGSDALHAHAEAASHALNPLLDATPPGVGWQLWEDLREL from the coding sequence ATGACCTCTCCCGAAGAGTCCAGTGCCTCGGCCGGGAACGGCCGCGCCGCCGTGCGCCTGCTGCAAGGCTACCTGTGGCACCCCGAGAGCCTGGACGTGGACCTCGAACAGTTCCTGACCCACGACCTCGACGACGCGCACGTGCTGTGGGACGCGGTGCAGCCGCCCTTCGCCTTTTTCGAGAACGGCGAGCCGACTGCCACCCAGACCTTCTACCAGTTCACCGTGCTGCGCCTGTACGACGAGAAACCGGGCTCGGACGCCCTGCACGCCCACGCCGAGGCCGCCAGCCACGCCCTGAACCCGCTGCTGGACGCGACCCCGCCCGGCGTGGGCTGGCAACTGTGGGAGGACCTGCGCGAGCTATGA